A single window of Pygocentrus nattereri isolate fPygNat1 chromosome 24, fPygNat1.pri, whole genome shotgun sequence DNA harbors:
- the LOC108433850 gene encoding uncharacterized protein LOC108433850, producing MNRVEEWVLENKGKIEKGVEIMGQGCEILATTVGQFHPILEAVFVASAELLSNPEGKEAKYLAEQFERVNQKLEGIQDEIDKIALELQRTSMNKQNFDREAQMISQYEKFQEFVLAQPKFKEKKKEKFLSHFENTDGDLNIDALYNAVTGENTSGDAMLDTVVTTEQRSRRAVEEFCAQLKKLFLVGIIAVMGHTALKDGAVGEAMVKKWQDRMEDVEKRMKAAVDECINNFPAQAKMDVEHQLLEKPGSVDPEFAKFLLDVLAKKYDWVCWSIRVFNHGGFFFWNWLAGKIYHGIGGGGNFFDILTKNNIRIVVSFSVDPKPLNKSQLHDQIENQRLKGNMESVAQSLCNSLPNCLVHAVSRYKTIEETNNFQPECHYYSIHKRAYVCIHSE from the coding sequence ATGAATCGTGTGGAAGAATGGGTTCTGGAGAACAAGGGCAAGATTGAGAAAGGAGTGGAGATAATGGGTCAAGGCTGCGAGATCCTGGCAACCACCGTGGGCCAGTTCCACCCCATCCTGGAGGCAGTTTTCGTGGCCTCGGCGGAGCTCCTCAGCAACCCAGAGGGCAAGGAGGCCAAGTACCTTGCAGAGCAGTTTGAAAGGGTCAATCAGAAGCTGGAAGGGATCCAGGATGAAATTGACAAAATAGCCCTGGAGCTGCAGCGAACATCGATGAACAAGCAGAACTTCGACCGCGAGGCGCAGATGATCAGCCAGTACGAGAAGTTTCAGGAGTTCGTCCTTGCCCAGCCCAAGTtcaaggagaagaagaaggagaagttCCTCAGCCACTTCGAGAACACCGATGGCGATCTCAATATTGATGCTTTGTACAACGCTGTCACAGGAGAGAACACGTCTGGAGATGCAATGCTGGACACGGTGGTGACCACGGAGCAGCGAAGCAGAAGGGCAGTGGAGGAATTCTGCGCCCAACTGAAGAAGCTGTTTTTGGTCGGGATCATAGCGGTGATGGGCCACACTGCCCTGAAGGACGGGGCAGTTGGGGAGGCTATGGTAAAGAAATGGCAAGACCGCATGGAGGATGTGGAGAAACGCATGAAGGCGGCAGTGGATGAATGTATAAACAACTTCCCTGCGCAAGCCAAGATGGATGTAGAGCACCAACTTCTGGAGAAACCAGGCAGTGTTGACCCAGAGTTTGCCAAATTCCTGCTGGATGTTCTTGCCAAGAAGTATGACTGGGTCTGCTGGTCCATCAGGGTGTTTAATCATGGtggcttttttttctggaaTTGGTTGGCCGGCAAGATTTATCATGGAATTGGCGGAGGTGGcaatttttttgacattttgaccAAAAATAACATAAGAATCGTGGTGTCTTTTAGTGTGGACCCCAAACCGCTCAACAAAAGCCAACTGCATGATCAGATCGAGAACCAAAGGCTTAAGGGCAATATGGAATCTGTGGCACAATCTCTGTGCAACAGTCTTCCCAACTGCCTTGTGCATGCTGTCAGCCGCTATAAGACAATTGAGGAAACCAACAACTTCCAACCAGAATGCCATTACTATAGTATCCACAAAAGGGCATACGTTTGCATCCATTCAGAGTAG